The Candidatus Binatia bacterium genome includes the window GCGGCACCTGGACTCCTTCGGTGAGCACCCGGCCGAGCCTTTCCCGTATGACCGGCCACGACTTCGGGTGAGCGAGGGAGAGAACCGGTCGGCCCACGAGCTCTTCCGGATTCGGAACACCCGCCATTCGTGCCAGGGCGGCGTTGGCGAGAAGAAGCGTCTCCCCGTCGTGGATCGCGATCCCGACGGGCGAGTCCTCGAAAAGCATCCGGTAGCGGTCACTCGTCTCGCGCAGGGAAGCCACGGCGTAACGGACAGCGTCGGCCATGAGGTCGAACGCTTCCCCGAGTCGCCCGATCTCGTCGCGCCCTCGAACGCCGGAGCTTGCGATTTCGCCCCTGGCGACTTTTTCGGCCGCTGCGACGACCTTCTCGATGCGGCGGCTCGCGAACTGTCCTACGGCAAGACCGACGACGATCGTAAGCAAAATCCCCGCGCCTCCGATCGTGAAAGCGACCCATCGTGCCTGCTCCCGGGCTTCTTCGACGGCGCTCCGCGAAAAGCGAATGGCGATCGTCCCCAGGACCCTCCCGCCTTCCCTGAGCTCGCGAACGCGCCAGGGGTCTCGGCCGCGCACGTAAAAAGCCGGTGCCTCCATGCCGATCTCTTCGGGCCGATCACTTGCCACCACCCGTCCGCGCGCGTCGAGAAAAAGCACCCGCCGGACGGAGGTCTTTCGCGCAAGCTCACGGGCCGTGCTGCGAAGGACTTCGGTGCCCGCGCCGTCACGGGCGAGATGCTCCCGTCCGAGCCGAGCCAGGGTCTCGAGAATCGCGGTCTCGCGAGTCTCGAGCTGCCGGCGCGTCGAATCGATGAGCGAGGACGAAAGCCAGAGGAAAAGCGCCGCCAGGGCGAGCGTCTCCAGCAGGGCAAAGGCACAGGCAATCCGAAGCCTCAGGGACACGCTGCGCTCCCCGAAGGGACCCTTCCAGGCCGTTTGGGGTCCGGGGTGCCCCGCCGGCGAGAACGCCCCGTTCCCCGTTCCACAGAGTCCCGTTTTTTCTTTTCCGCGTCTACGGCGGTGGGAGTTTGCGCCTTTTCGGGGGGCACGTCAAACGGCCGTTTCGGCTCGTGGTTCTCGGTCCCCGCTCCGCGGTAGCAAGATTGGCGACTTTTCCGAGCGACCTCGCGTCCTGGAGTTGGCAGGGCCGTGTTCGGGCGGACGATCGCACGCCGGTGGCACTCCCGCGCGCGACTTCTCGGCTCCGGGGGTCGTGGGTCCCCGCTCCGATCCCGAGGCCCCTTTCCTCCTTTTGTGGGGCATGGACCATTTCCTGGTCGACGCGGCGCCCTTGCTCACGTTCGCAGCAGCGGCCCCACTTCCTCGCCGAAGCGGAGAATTTGTTCCACGAGCTCCTGGCAGCACCTGGCGCGAAAGCGGACACCCACGTGGTCGGCCCCGCGGCTGCGGAGCGACCAGAGGCATTCGGCGATCTTCCGGGGGGAACCCGTCACCGTTCCGGGCGGCACCTCGAAAGACGGCTCTCCCAGGTAGAGCCAGGGGCTGTTCATGCCGACGTCGATCGGTAAGCCCGAAAGGCGCGCCCGCTCTTCACGCAAGAAGGCCAGGGCTGCTTCCATCCCCATCTTGGGAACGCCCTGCGGAAGCCAGCCGTCCCCCCGCGCCGCGGCTCTTCGCAGGGCCGCCCGACTCGAACCCCCTACCCAGATGGGAGGCCGGGGCTTCTGCAGCGGGAGAGGAGCGAGCACGACGTCCTCCACCCGGAAGTGTTTTCCCCGGTGGCGCGGGGAGCCCGTCTGCCACGCTGCGCGGATCAGGTCGATGGCTTCGTCCGCGAGCGCGGCCCGACTCCCGTACTCCACGCCGAGGACCCGGAACTCTCCCTCGAGGTGCCCCGTGCCCACGCCCAGGATGACGCGGCCTCCCGAAAGGACGTCGAGCGTCGCGAAAGCTTTCGCCGTCGCGAGGGGATGCCGGTAAGGCAGGACGTAGACATACGAGAGAAGCCGCACCCGGCGTGTCACCCCCGCGAGGAAAGAAAGCGTGGCCAGGGAGTCGTACCAGACCGAAGACATCGCCGGCACCCGGTCGGTCGGGATACACACGTGGTCGCAGACGCCGAGGTAGAAAAACCCGGCCTCGTCGCACGCCTGCGCGATCCGAACGATGTCTTCGACGCGAGCCTCCGCTTCCCAGGGTTGCGCGAAAAGCCGGCTTTGCGCCACGACGGGAAGCTGCATCCCGTAGGGCAGACGGTCGCGCGGCAGAATGCCCACGTACTCCACGACTCCTCACGTGACGAGCAAAAAGAAAAGCACGGCTACTCCGAACACGATGAGCGCCCACTGAAGCCGACTTTCCTCGACACGCGGCGCCGCCTGCTCGGCCAGCGCCGCGAGGTCGACGGGCCCTGCCGGGGCCTGGACGGACGGGGCATAGAAAGCGCTGCTTTCTTCTACGCGTTTTCCCACCGAGGAGAGAATTTCCCGTGCCTCCTCCGCCTGCTCTCGCCCCACGTAAATGGCCACCGGAAGCGTGACCGCGAAGGGTTCCACGGGTTCGCCGCCCGGAAGCCTCACCGTGCGCAGGTCCCCGCACTCGAGCACGCACGGGATGCCCTCGAGCGTGAGCGCCTGTGCCGCGAACTCGGCCTCGAGTCCGGGGAGCGTCGCCACGAGCTCGAACCGGGGCTCCTTTCCGCCTTTCGCCTTTTGCTTCATACGCTGGATGTCACGGCCGCGATCTCGTTCCCCGGAACTCCACGGCTACGACCTCGTCGCGGTGACTTCGGCTGTGACCGAGCGGCGGCTCCACGACCGGACCTCGCACACCCTCCGTGCCGAGCTTACGCTTTCGCCCCGGAAGAATCACTTCCTACGGGTTTCGAGCCTTCGGCCTCGAACCCTCGAGTTGCTTCGGTAGCTCGCTGCCGCGAGGCGAACGCCCGGTTCCCGTACCGGTCGAGAGAAACGACGGATTCCACGGGCTTTCTGCGCGTGGGACCGTAACGCCCCCGCGGCCATCCGAGCGGCACCACCGCACACGGGGTCACGTACCACGGAAGGCCGAGTGCCCGCCGCGCGAGAAAACGGCTCCAGAGCGGCAGCGTGATGAGCGCGGCCCCCAGGTTGGCCGCCCTGGCCGCGAGCAGAAGGTTCTGCACCGCGGGAAAAATCGACCCGTAGAGGCTCGCCGCGAGCACGGGCGGCCAGGGGAGGATGTACGCCCGCAGGCACGCGACGACGATCACGGGAATTTCCTCGAAGTGGTCGGCCTGCCACTGTACGGCACGGATGATCTTCTCCATCTGCTCGTCGCCGGCCCGGCGGACAAGCCGGCGGCCGATTCCACCGTAAAGCGACCAGGCCATACGATTGAGCCGCGCGAGCTTGGCCTTGACCGCGGGGTCCTTGACGACCACGAACTCCCAGTTCTGGGCGTTCGAACCGCTCGGGGCCTTGATCGCCAGGCTCAGAAGGTGGAGCACGAGCTCGTCCGGCACGGGATCGGGCTTGAGGCGCCGGATCGCACGCTGCGTGCGCATGGCTTCTTCGATGGGCATCTCGAGCGGAAGCTTCACGTCCATGAGCCGAATTCGACCACGTCGCGGGCTCGAAGGAAAGCCTGGGCGCGACCGTACCGCCGAAACGCGATCGTCACCTGTACGCCTGCGCGCTGGCACCGACCCTTCGGACGTCGTCACGGACCTAGAACAAGTCCGAACCGATCGCGGCCGAAGCTGCCGGCTCGGTCGGAGCACGGAGGCGGAGTACCTCTCGAGGGTTTCGGACACCGTCCGTGCTCGCTACCAGGCGCGGACCGGCACTACCTAGGGCGGTAGGTACGTGCTACGTAGGGCCGAACCTATGGCCTGGACCGAACGCCTGCCCTGGTCCTGGAAACTCCACTGGCAAATCCTCGCAGGAATGGCGCTGGGTGTGTTGGCGGGAGCCGTTCTGGGGCCGGCCTCGGGGTACCTCGACCCGGTCGGCGAGATCTTCCTCAGGCTCTTGCGGATGGTGGTGGTGCCTCTCGTGTTCTCCTCGCTCGTCGTGGGCACGGCGGGACTCGGGAACGCGACGAGCGTGGGGAGAATGGGGCTCAAGGCACTCGTCTACTACACGTCCACGAGCGCGCTTGCGATCGTTGCCGGGCTATTTCTGGTCAACGTGATTCGCCCGGGGGTCGGAGCGGATCTCCCGCTCGAGGCCGAGCCCGTGGGCGTCGACGTCGGGGGCGAGAAAATCGGAGAGACCCTGCTCGGCATCGTTCCCGAGAATCCGTTCCACGCCATGGCGGAAGGAAACATCCTGGCCGTGATCTTTTTCGCGCTCGTCGTGGGTCTTTTCACGTACCGGCTTCCGGAAAGACCGCGGTCGACGATTTTCGGGCTGGCCGAAGCGGTCTTCGATCTCATGATGCGCGTGACGGAGTTCGTCATCCGGCTCGCGCCGATCGGGGTTTTCGCGCTCATGGCGACGCTGGCCGGCACGACGGGGTTCGACGTCTTCCCGCCGCTTTTCCTCTACATGGCAACCGTGGCTTCCGGGCTCGCCCTCCACGCCTTCGTCACCCTACCGTTGCTTCTCCTGTTCTTCGGGCGCGTCTCGCCTTTCGGCTGGTTTTCTCTCGTCTCGCCGGCCCTTGCCACGGCGTTTTCCACCGCCTCGAGTTCGGCCACGCTTCCCGTCACGATGGAATGCGTCGAGCGACGCGTACCGAATCAGGTGAGCTCCTTCGTCCTCCCTCTCGGCGCCACGATCAACATGGACGGCACGGCCCTCTACGAGGGTGTCGCCGCGCTCTTCATCGCGCAGGCGTACGGAATCGACCTCGGCTTCGGGGAGCAAGCCGTGGTTCTCGTGACGGCTCTTCTCGCGTCGATCGGCGCCGCGGGCATCCCCATGGCGGGCCTCGTGATGATGGTGATCGTGCTCCGCGCCGTGGGGCTTCCCCTCGAAGGCGTGGGACTCGTGCTCGCCGTCGACCGGGTCCTCGACATGTGCCGGACCGCCGTGAACGTCTGGAGCGACACGGTGGGCGCCGTCGTCCTGGCCCGATGGGAAAAGGTCCCGCTCGTGGAGGTCGGAGATTCGCCGGAATGAGAGGGACGCGACGGAGCGCGTCCCTCCGCGCGGGGGCGTGGCCGCGAATGGTACCTGCCGTCATGGCGGACGGGATTACGCCTCCCCCCCCCCGGACGCCATCGGAGGGACCCGCTCTGTCGGGTCCTGTTCATGGGTGGCGCGTCTCCCCCGCCCCCCGGACGCGACGGAGCGCGTCCCTCCGCGCGGGGCGCGGCCGACAATGGTACCTGCCGTCATGGCGGACGGGATTACGCCCCGCCCCCCGGACGCGACGGAACGCGTCCCTCCGGGTGGAACGCGTTCGCGCCTGGCAAGGTCGTTCGTCGCCGACGCGACGGAAAACGCCCGTACGCGGCCTCCGTTTCGCGCGGTGCAATCGGAGGGCCACGCTCTGTCGTGGCCGTGTCCGCCCTGGTAAAAGCCTCGCATGAGCACCCACGAACGGCCGACCCCGCGTAGGCGCACGAAAATCGTCGCCACGATCGGACCCGCGAGCGAATCTCCCGAGACGCTCGAGGCGCTCCTCGAAGCGGGCGTCGACGTGGCGCGGCTGAACTGCGCGCACGAAACCCCGCACTCGCTGCCCGGCCGCGTGTCCTTTCTCCGCGAACTCTCGCGCCGCAAGGGCGTTTCGCTCGCGATCCTGGCCGACCTCGGGGGTCCCAAGCTCCGGATCGGCAAGCTTCGCTCCGGCGCCCTCGAACTCGCTCCGGGCCGCGAGTTCGTTCTCACCACCGAGTCGCTCCTCGGGAACGAGGAACGTGCGTCCGTCGATTACCCGAATCTGCCTTCCGAGGTGAAGCCAGGGGAGCCGATTTACCTGAACGACGGGATCGTCCGGCTCCGGGTCCTGGAAGTCCGGGGCAACGAAATCCGTACCCGCGTCGAGCAAGGCGGGTGGGTGCGCGACGGCAACGGGCTCAACCTCCCGCGGTCCGAACTGCGAGCCGAGGCGCTCACGCCGCGGGACCGCGAGGCCCTCGACGCCCTTCGCGGCACGCCGGTCGACTACGTCGGGCTCTCGTTCGTCCGCTCCGCGGCCGACATCGCGCGACTCCGGCACGAGCTCGAAAAACGCCGGCTCCAAGTCCCGATCGTCGCCAAGATCGAAAAGGCACAGGCCGTCTCGGCACTCGGAGAAATCCTCGACGCAGCCGACGCGGCGATGGTCGCGAGGGGAGACCTCGGCGTGGAATGTCCGCTCGAGGAGACCCCCGTACTCCAGAAACGGATCGTGAGGGAATGTCACGCGAGGGCACGACCCGTCGTCACCGCCACGCAGATGCTCGAATCGATGACACACTCGGCGCGACCCACGAGGGCGGAAGCGACGGACGTCGCCAACGCGGCCCTGGACGGCACCGACGCGGTGATGCTCTCCGCGGAGACGGCCATCGGAGCCCACCCCGTCCGCGCCGTCGAGACGATGCGCGAGATCCTCGTTCGTGCGGCGGCTTTCGCTCTCGAGGTCGGCTGGCCGCCGCGGGCCACGGGCGAGCGGCTCGCCACCGAAGACGCCGTCTCGCAGAGTGCCTGTTCGGCGGCGCGTGCCGTGGGCGCCGGTTCGATCGTGTGCCTCACTCAGAGCGGACTCACGGCCCGGCTCGTCGCGAGCTGGCGCCCTCGGGGCCGGATTCTCGCCGCCACGCCGAACGAGTCGACCTACCACCGGCTTGCGCTCGTCTGGGGTGTGGAGCCCGTCCTGGTACCCGCTTTCGGCAAGAGCTTCGACGAATCCTGCGAGGCCGTCCTCGCGTTTTTGCGCGATACGGGCCGGGTCTCCCGCGGGGAGACCGTCGTCCTCACGGCCGGCCTTCCCTTCTCGGCCGGCCGGCGGGCCAACACCGTGAGAATCGAGACGGCGTGAGTGACAACGACGAACGTTCGTCGGCTTCCGGGGACCCTTTTTTCGAAGGTCCGGAAGAAAGCGGGACTCGGCAAGCGACGATTTCCTGACGAACTGCGGCGCGTTTTTCCGTCCGCCGAGGGAATCCGACGACCGGAAAGATGGCGGACCTTCCGGGTCGTTCCGATGGTGCCGAGAAGCCGGCTTGGCGGAGGCTCCGGAGAAAGCAACGACCCTGGCGGCCGGACGACACACGCGGCAGTCAGGACGCGTACAGGAAGACCCGGGGAGAGCGTGAACGTTCGGACGAGATCGTGGATGCACTGCAGTCTTCGAGCCGTAAAAGCCCTGGTAGCGCTCGCCGTACTCGCAGCTCTCTCCCACGCGAGTGCCGGAAGTTTTCGGTGCCCCGCGGACTGTAACGGCGACGGGACGATCGCGGCGGAGGAAGTTCGCGTCTTTCTCGGAATCCTTTTCGACGAGTCGGTCCTTTGCGGGGAACGAGACCCGAACGGCGACGGAAGGACGAGTGTCGCCGACGTCGTGGAACTCGTCCGGTTTCTCGCCGAATCGGGGCCCGACTGTTCCCGAACCCCGCGTGCCCCGGCCTCGCGCACTCCGAGCCCTACGGCAACCCCGACGGCCACACCGACACCGAAGATGGAACCCACACCTGCCTCGACCTGGATTTCCCTCGCGCCGATGCCGGGGAGCGGACGGCAGGAAGTCGCCGTGGCCGAACTCGAAGGCAAGATCTACGTCCTCGGAGGGTTCGAGCGTGTAGGTACGCAACCACGAGCCGTCGACACCGTCGAGGCTTACGACATCGCTTCGGACACCTGGGAAGCCGCACCGCCGCTCCCGCGCCGCCTCCACCACGGCACGGCGGCGGTGCTGGGTGGATTCCTCCACTCGGTCGGAGGTCTCGACCCGGGCTTCCGCCCGATTGCCGACGTCTACCGCTGGCGTCCGGGCGCCGCAGGCTGGGAAGAGCTTCCTCCTCTCCCCGTCCCACAAGGAGCGCAGGCGGTCGCCGTGGCCGGTGGTCGCATCCATTCGATCGGAGGCACGGCGGAGGTCCTCTCGAGCACCGTGCACCAGATTTACGATCCGACGGGCGGCACCTGGAGCACCGGAGCCCCTCTCCCGAGAGGGCGCAACCATCTCGGGGCAGCGGTTCTCGACGGAAAAATTTACGTCGTCGGTGGAAGGTTCGACGGAGGCGGTCTTCTCAACTCGAACGAGCTCGACCGCTACGACCCCGAGACCGACACCTGGGAAGTCCTCGCGCCCATGCCCACGGCACGGAGCGGCATTGCCGTCGCGTCCGTCGAAGGAAAGCTCGTCGTTCTGGGCGGGGAGGTCGACCCCGAGAGCCCCCGCGGCGTTTTCGGTGAAGTCGAGCTTTACGATCCCGAGACGGGCCGCTGGACTTCTCTCGATCCCATGCCCGTTCCCCGCCACGGCATCGGGGCCGCGAGCGTAGGCGGCCTCGTGTACGTACCCGGCGGTGCCGACCAGGCTGGATTCGGAACGACGGCACATCACGACGCGCTGCGCATTTTCTTCCCGTGACGCGACGGAGCGCGTCCCTCCGGGGGGGTCCGCGTCGCTCCTCGACCGCCGCGCGTCATTGCAAACCCGGCGCATACCTCCGTACCACCTCCCCCCGGACGCGATCGGAGGGCCACGCTCTGTCGTGGCCGTGGTCATCCGAGGAACCCGCTCTCCCGGATCCTTGTTCGTGCGTGCCGCGTCCCCGCCTCCCCCCGGACGCGACGGAGCGCGTCCCTCCGGCGGGGTCGTGTCGCTCATCGACCGCCGCACGTCATTGCAAACCCGACGCATACCTCCATACCACCTCCCGCCCGACGCGATCGGAGGGCCACGCTCTGTCGTGGCCGTGGTCGTCGGACGGACCCGCGCTGTCGGATCCTCGTTCATGCGTGGCGCGTCCCCGCCTCCCCCCGGACGCGACGGAGCGCGTCCCTCCGCCGTCGGGGTCGCCGCGGCCACACGATTCCGTTAGATTTTGCCGCGGAAGGGGAACGGGCCCGGTGGCCCGGCCGGTCTTCAAAACCGCGACGTCCCGCCGCGAAGCGGGATGGAGGGTTCGACTCCCTCCCTCTTCCGCCAACTACGCCCGGTGTTCGGGACGCAGAAGATCGTTGACCGTCTTCACCGGCGCGAAGGTCTCGAGCGGCACCTCGACGAAGACGGAAATCCATCCGGCCATCGAGCCGTTCCAGAGACCGGGGCGCTCGAGCGCCTTGAGCGGGCGGCCCTCGTGAGATTTCTCGGCGACGAAAACGGCCGACTCGTCGACGAACCGCCGCAGATCGTAGGGTCGTCCCCGCTCGTCGCGGAGCGCGCAGACCATGTCGACCGGGTTGAAGTGCGTGGAAGAGAGAAAGATCGCGCGCTGCTCGGGCGAGCCCATGTCGACCTGTGCGCTCTCGACGATCTGGAGCGAAAGGTCCCCATCGGGGCCGCGCACCCAGAAGGGGCCTCCCCCGGGCTCGCCCGTGTTCTTCACCATCCCGCAGACCCGCAGCGGGCGGTCGAGCTTCCGGAGAAGGCGACGGCACCGCTCGTCGGGCGAAAGACCCGGCGCGAGTCCGGACACGAGAAGCTCTTCCCGGGCGAACCGCTCCGCCTCCTCGAGCTCCCGCTCGCCCACCTCGCCGGTGCGGAGGCGCCGGAGGTGGTGGTGCCGCCTCTCTTCGAGCTCGACCAGGTAGCCTCCGAGCCTCCGTTTCCAGAGCGCCACCGTCCCCTGCAGCCGGTCGGGTACCACGTTGTCGATGTTCTTGAGAAAGACCAGGTCCCCTCCGAGCTCGTCGAGGTTTTCGAGAAGCGCGCCGTGCCCTCCGGGCCGGAAGAGGAGACGGCCGTCGCGCGTGCGGAAGGGCCGGTTCTCGAGGTCCACGGCAATCGTGTCGGTCGAAGGCTTCTGCACCGAGAACTCGACTTCGAAGCGAGTGGCGTAGCGACGCTCGTAGGCTTCCCTCACCCGGTCGCGCAACGCCTCGAAGCGAGAGAGGTGCTCGGGCGAGACGGTGAAATGCAGGCGCGAGGTGCCGCCTGCGTCCCTCACGTAAAGAACGGATTCGACCAGGTGCTCCTCGAAAGCGGTACGCACCTCGTCGCCGTAGCGGTGGAACGGGAGAAGCCCCTTGGGGGAGCCGGCATAGCCGAGCCCTTCGGGATCGAGAATCGCGGCAAGCACGCGGCGCACCGTCGCGTCGTCTTCGAGGTCCGGTGGCCGGACCTCGCGTCGCAAGACCCGGCAGAGGTCCGGGTAGAAAGGAAAGCGGTCGAGGTTTTCGAGAAAGCGCAAGAACTCACGGGCTTCGCCGTCCCCGGCCTCGGCCTTCCGCGCCACGGCCCCACGGCCCACCGGCCCCGCCTCGTTCCGGAAGCGGACGAGCGCCCGGAACATGCGCGTGGCCGCCCCGGATGCCGGAACGAACTTGCGGGCGCGTCCCGAAGCTCGGGCTTCCTCGAAGCGTTCTTCGCAAGCCCGCGCCTTTTCCTCCTCCAGGACGCGAATCCCGTCCCCGACCGTGCAGGCTCGCTCGAGCCGGGTGAAAGGCGGTGGGCTCTCGAAGAGCCGGATCTGTCGGAGGACTTCTTCTACCGTGAGCCCGTGCGCTTCGATCTCGCGGCGATCTCTTTCCTCGAGCTGCATGCGCTGCGGGATTCCGTGTCGGGGCCTGTGCGAAATTCGCGCTCTACTTGTGTCCGCCGTGGGGGCCCCAGAGCGGAGCCACGATGACCGGCGCGATCGCATCCACGAGAACGACGCCCGCCTTCTCGTAGTAGCGTCCCTCCATCGTGACTTCCTTTCCGTGGAGGTCCGCCGAGTGAATACGGCCGAGCATTTCCGCGTTCCGCGCGAGAAGGGGGTAGAGCTTCCCGTCGGCGTCGTTCCGCAGCGCGTGACGGTGGCCGTTCTTCTGGCACTCGGCCAGGTCTTCCTCTTTTCCCGCGGGGCACGAAAGACACACGATCTTCCCCCGGAACTTTTTCGCGAGCCCCGGACCCGGAGCGTAGAAGGCCACCTCCTCGGCGCGCACACCCGGAGTAAGAAGGAGGGCGACCGCCAGGACGGCCGTGCCGGCAAGAACCGCTTTTCTCTTCATGACCCACGAGATTACGGAAAAATGCGGGGGCTACAAGGAGGGGGCCGCAGCCCTCGAGACATTCCGGGCCGGTTGCTAACGGTGCAGGTCCAGGGAACCGGCACGCGGAGGAAAAGGAAGCAAGAGAAGAGGGAGCCTCGACGGCGCTATCCGTGCCAGGAATTGCTCACGACAGCATCCCTCCCGGGCAGCCCCTTGACGGCATTCCCCCGGCGGTTGCCGAGTCGCGACGGGACAAGCCAATGGGATTCCCGCAAGGTCCCGCGCTCGGCAATTTCGAATCAACAGCTCTGGTCCGGCCACTCTTCTGTGTAATCGACGGACGCCTGCCACGGATGAGCGGTCGCAACCCGGGCACCGTCCTCCGGTCGACTGCCGAGCGAGGTTGCCCCACGGCTCGGCAGCAAGCCGGGCCCGAACACATGGCAACGAGCCGAGGTGAGCAGGCGGCGGTTTTGGTCTACCAGGGCGGTCTGCTCCTTGTAGTCGAAGTCATATAGGAGGGGGGAGCCGATAGCTCGTCTTGCCCGGGGCCGCGCGCTGCCGAAGCGCTCCCACGACAAGAAAGGGCTGTGCGAACCAGCCGCCTGTTCTCCTCCCAACTCCTTTTCGGAGAGCGCATCCAGCTTCGAGCACTTCGCTTAGCAGGAGCACGGTCTTTGGCGAATCGGCCCATCCCCTGGCCGCCCCACCGCTGCTCGGGCTAAACTGCCGCGTCCATGAAGCGTTTTCTTCTCGGCGTGCTCGCTACCGTAGCCATCCTCTCGGTGGTCGCCTACCTGCTCCGCATGCAGATCGCGATGAGGCTCGTCGAACGCGCCGCGACGTCGAACCTCACGACGAACTTGCTCCTCGAACTCCCCGACGGATTGCACGTGGTCCTTTGCGGTGCGGGGTCTCCACTTCCCGATCCCATGCGTTCGGGTCCCTGTACGGCAATCGTGGCGGGGAAACGGCTCTACATCGTCGATGCCGGCTCGGGCTCCTCGCGCGTTCTTTCCCGGGTGCGCCTACCACAGGGCGAAATCGACGGTATGTTTCTCACGCACTTCCACTCGGACCACATCGACGGCCTGGGCGAACTCCTGCTCCAGCGCTGGGCGAACGGGGCTACGACGTCTCCGCTCCCGGTCTACGGCCCGGAAGGCGTGGAGCAGGTCGTCGCGGGCTTCGAGCTGGCCTACTCGCTCGACCGCAAGTACCGGATTGCCCACCACGGCGAGGAGGTGGTCCCGCCCTCCGGTGCGGGGGCCGTGGCCCGGCCGTTCCAGGCTCCCGCCGACGGGGAAGCCGAGATCCTCGTGGACCAGGGTGACCTGCGGGTCTCCGTTTTTCGGGTCTCGCACGAGCCGGTCGAGCCGGCCGTCGGCTACCGTTTCGACTACAAAGGCCGTTCGGTCGTCTTGAGCGGGGACACGAGAAAGTCGGCCAACGTGGAGAAGTTCGCCGAGGGCGTCAAGGACGTCTACAAGGGACCCGTGACGGTCGGCCGCGATGGCACGCTGGTCGAGCTTCCCGCGGGCGACGATACGATCGAGGTGGTGGAGCTGCTCTGAGGGCCG containing:
- a CDS encoding LLM class F420-dependent oxidoreductase — translated: MGILPRDRLPYGMQLPVVAQSRLFAQPWEAEARVEDIVRIAQACDEAGFFYLGVCDHVCIPTDRVPAMSSVWYDSLATLSFLAGVTRRVRLLSYVYVLPYRHPLATAKAFATLDVLSGGRVILGVGTGHLEGEFRVLGVEYGSRAALADEAIDLIRAAWQTGSPRHRGKHFRVEDVVLAPLPLQKPRPPIWVGGSSRAALRRAAARGDGWLPQGVPKMGMEAALAFLREERARLSGLPIDVGMNSPWLYLGEPSFEVPPGTVTGSPRKIAECLWSLRSRGADHVGVRFRARCCQELVEQILRFGEEVGPLLRT
- a CDS encoding oxidoreductase; translation: MDVKLPLEMPIEEAMRTQRAIRRLKPDPVPDELVLHLLSLAIKAPSGSNAQNWEFVVVKDPAVKAKLARLNRMAWSLYGGIGRRLVRRAGDEQMEKIIRAVQWQADHFEEIPVIVVACLRAYILPWPPVLAASLYGSIFPAVQNLLLAARAANLGAALITLPLWSRFLARRALGLPWYVTPCAVVPLGWPRGRYGPTRRKPVESVVSLDRYGNRAFASRQRATEATRGFEAEGSKPVGSDSSGAKA
- the gltP gene encoding sodium:dicarboxylate symporter, translating into MAWTERLPWSWKLHWQILAGMALGVLAGAVLGPASGYLDPVGEIFLRLLRMVVVPLVFSSLVVGTAGLGNATSVGRMGLKALVYYTSTSALAIVAGLFLVNVIRPGVGADLPLEAEPVGVDVGGEKIGETLLGIVPENPFHAMAEGNILAVIFFALVVGLFTYRLPERPRSTIFGLAEAVFDLMMRVTEFVIRLAPIGVFALMATLAGTTGFDVFPPLFLYMATVASGLALHAFVTLPLLLLFFGRVSPFGWFSLVSPALATAFSTASSSATLPVTMECVERRVPNQVSSFVLPLGATINMDGTALYEGVAALFIAQAYGIDLGFGEQAVVLVTALLASIGAAGIPMAGLVMMVIVLRAVGLPLEGVGLVLAVDRVLDMCRTAVNVWSDTVGAVVLARWEKVPLVEVGDSPE
- a CDS encoding pyruvate kinase yields the protein MSTHERPTPRRRTKIVATIGPASESPETLEALLEAGVDVARLNCAHETPHSLPGRVSFLRELSRRKGVSLAILADLGGPKLRIGKLRSGALELAPGREFVLTTESLLGNEERASVDYPNLPSEVKPGEPIYLNDGIVRLRVLEVRGNEIRTRVEQGGWVRDGNGLNLPRSELRAEALTPRDREALDALRGTPVDYVGLSFVRSAADIARLRHELEKRRLQVPIVAKIEKAQAVSALGEILDAADAAMVARGDLGVECPLEETPVLQKRIVRECHARARPVVTATQMLESMTHSARPTRAEATDVANAALDGTDAVMLSAETAIGAHPVRAVETMREILVRAAAFALEVGWPPRATGERLATEDAVSQSACSAARAVGAGSIVCLTQSGLTARLVASWRPRGRILAATPNESTYHRLALVWGVEPVLVPAFGKSFDESCEAVLAFLRDTGRVSRGETVVLTAGLPFSAGRRANTVRIETA